From the genome of Ptychodera flava strain L36383 chromosome 20, AS_Pfla_20210202, whole genome shotgun sequence, one region includes:
- the LOC139120505 gene encoding uncharacterized protein: protein MANGSYTTNFHEVVATLLFQNIPSKVDKIAASVEEAVKGTNVNLKLKDKSAIITGSLAELRVVNTNLASEIQRQAKSDPELTSCNCDELLGVVGTLILDNLPLSRVLMNIERLVEKGLEINCIKTKNTNGDILRVKGNLESVMKVNESLSLMMARQGYENASMATDCTTNYEGMKAGLDKCKVGKFSPSQGGDSVQAVKAGVSEGAESGFLETPARDSVSKLKQSKFESDNVENETPMDHSRFEKENCERKGNDKESGLSANDEKIDEEHDAADGTNGRVCVSSKEITTQLEEGRKVKMRQSMETLNDSQMQIDSQSSPESGSKNDKPFTNTVNKNTTEPNSNNITDSERSGNGQDKLFKGNISDTSDQDNGQPLDLNEGLWEISNQSLEKGNLQHKKKDSNQDNRAKLLTPSSERSISTERATEKTRETKSKSAPVCTSIMANNEVWYYLSNTYGQKLHNIKKENKVSLSVESTDDNVVVLVTPKMGSPTTNVESAYLALKEMVEHLATILVSRIIYLRGRSINSDKCKSVTKIIEKYEREKILFCNKKSAENEKRLHFLGEDVKLLDAAVAEVCEKLGLNPSTVTCDLAAESETIKTKKEINPLCNPGNDKSQQSTVSPDTNSNPFEMKGCIYQATTDVAEESESTSDGMEAPYTGEENEGGVIQKGEIDDAKANPITSLNSQSERPFFSQIQNMLTTEKKVETPDSQKDHAKDRSGEQQISQIDNLTNIVKKQHQRQTQSDNQVGTKRSQNIQKTDNVSSRTQAADCNQGNQRTASIGQDGPESVKKDNISQKDNLAHVTKITDESRSRSILPSQTLGETGDSKSNHQFKDFAQGVKGTYHSLFYIFNTKVYESEIDNIKDNRKVDVIWSPQEERNTVYIKPGQGCLTKSLVKAKEELKALVNVVQRLVNKEVLDFSKVPNIDPEQEKVVFSLLGVYQHKVAWYVVPIRKYMLLYEKTNKPMVDKMIQLMEASLGIEKGKLKSHPTIVQNQPTYGNSKSSGEGSTLSKKATVGKDMTAFILHVCKHKLVDTEKRKGVQFVYDGGDDIIIEPAKSNTTCTIQDLDDVYETFVTLVQDNHTKLTSKDVDLSKQNVLSSDISKAIRDTQSQYGRVLIKETGDKQYRIIGDEYSTKFAMDAFHNFLGLATPQSRHHRRKRHGASGGTQRSNSASDETTVQTSCIVLEVELGHLSKTKVSVRQGDITKENVDIIVNAANESLIHGGDVAGAIVQVGGYGIQQESYEIMKSRHGKPLQLSEVVCTKAGALPCNRILHTVGPVWKTLGKQKVKEALYQCCTNLLSEAGYYGAQSIAIPAIGTGIFGVPKDLCAKVMLNAVLDYLSNHHKNQLKEIRFIDVKSDTVLHFETVFEETLKKNNVPYTKPSISGADQLPVSRESSVDGDHHGQRGTTFGSSKDDTIAITTGHVQGAVARYSPPGKGNGTRGSSFRDSKSNAKGAIPKATATGKSTQLDPLSTDHKAKDDDCSVCLSQMENPKILPCKHAFCKACIDESEKSLGPTCPICKQAFGIITGNMPKGEMKSRMSDYTTIPGYYNCGAIIISYKFPPGIQGPEHPNPGRSYYGDSRTAYLPNNPEGREVLRLLKIAFERRLTFTIGTSVTTGRTDAVVWNDIHHKTIIDGGAQGYGYPDPTYLSRVKEELAAKGVK, encoded by the exons atggct AATGGCTCCTACACGACTAACTTTCATGAGGTTGTTGCCACATTGCTGTTTCAAAACATACCATCAAAGGTGGATAAAATAGCTGCATCAGTTGAAGAAGCTGTAAAAGGTACTAATGTTAATCTAAAATTAAAAGACAAATCTGCCATCATAACCGGAAGTTTGGCTGAGCTGCGAGTTGTTAACACCAACCTGGCATCAGAGATACAGAGACAAGCAAAATCTGATCCTGAACTGACTTCCTGTAATTGTGAT GAACTCCTTGGAGTAGTGGGCACATTGATATTAGACAATCTGCCTTTATCTAGAGTTCTAATGAATATTGAAAGGCTAGTAGAAAAAGGTTTAGAAATCAATTGCATCAAGACAAAGAACACAAATGGCGACATTCTCCGTGTGAAAGGAAATCTAGAGAGTGTTATGAAAGTAAATGAGAGCTTATCATTAATGATGGCAAGGCAAGGTTATGAAAATGCGTCCATGGCAACTGATTGTACCACTAATTATGAAGGTATGAAGGCAGGGTTAGACAAATGTAAGGTGGGTAAGTTCAGTCCATCACAGGGCGGTGATTCTGTGCAGGCCGTGAAAGCAGGAGTTTCAGAAGGTGCAGAGTCTGGTTTTCTTGAAACCCCTGCCAGAGATAGTGTGAGTAAACTCAAACAAAGCAAATTTGAAAGTGataatgttgaaaatgaaaCCCCTATGGATCACAGTAGGtttgagaaagaaaattgtgaaagAAAGGGTAATGATAAAGAATCAGGTCtatctgcaaatgatgaaaaaattgatgaagAGCATGACGCTGCTGATGGAACTAATGGGAGGGTCTGTGTTAGCTCAAAAGAGATAACAACTCAATTGGAGGAAGGGAGGAAAGTTAAAATGAGGCAATCAATGGAAACGCTTAATGATTCTCAGATGCAGATAGATTCACAGAGTTCTCCTGAAAGTGGCTCAAAAAATGATAAACCATTTACCAACACAGTAAATAAGAATACTACTGAACCAAATTCAAACAATATAACTGATTCTGAAAGGAGCGGCAATGGACAAGACAAATTGTTTAAGGGTAACATTTCTGATACTTCTGACCAAGACAATGGTCAGCCCCTAGATTTGAATGAGGGGCTGTGGGAGATTTCGAATCAAAGTTTAGAGAAGGGAAATTTACAGCATAAAAAGAAGGATAGTAATCAAGACAATAGAGCAAAATTACTCACTCCAAGTTCAGAAAGGTCCATCTCAACTGAACGAGCGACTGAAaaaactagagaaacaaaaagtAAATCAGCTCCAGTCTGTACATCTATCATGGCAAATAATGAGGTATGGTATTACTTGTCCAATACATATGGACAAAAACTGCATAATATTAAGAAAGAGAATAAAGTTTCTCTGAGTGTTGAGAGTACAGATGATAATGTAGTTGTGCTAGTAACACCTAAAATGGGCTCTCCAACAACGAATGTTGAAAGTGCATATCTAGCACTGAAAGAAATGGTTGAGCATCTGGCGACTATTCTAGTGTCAAGAATAATTTATTTGAGAGGAAGAAGCATAAATTCAGACAAATGTAAATCAGTCACAAAGATAATAGAGAAATATGAAAGGGAAAAAATACTCTTTTGTAACAAGAAAAGTGCCGAAAATGAAAAAAGGCTACACTTTCTTGGTGAAGATGTAAAACTTTTAGATGCAGCAGTAGCTGAGGTATGTGAAAAATTGGGACTCAATCCTTCTACTGTGACCTGTGATCTGGCAGCAGAGTCTGAAACCATTAAGACTAAGAAAGAAATTAATCCTTTATGCAACCCAGGAAATGATAAGTCACAGCAATCTACGGTATCTCCTGATACAAATAGCAATCCATTTGAGATGAAGGGCTGCATATATCAAGCAACCACAGATGTAGCTGAGGAGAGTGAAAGCACTTCTGATGGGATGGAAGCCCCATATACTGGAGAAGAGAATGAAGGGGGTGTAATACAGAAAGGGGAAATTGATGATGCAAAAGCAAATCCAATCACATCATTGAATTCACAAAGTGAGAGaccttttttttctcaaatacaaaatatgctCACAACTGAAAAGAAGGTAGAAACACCTGATAGTCAAAAGGATCATGCAAAAGACAGGTCAGGAGAACAGCAAATTTCACAGATTGATAACTTGACTAacattgttaaaaaacaacATCAAAGGCAGACTCAAAGTGACAATCAAGTAGGAACAAAAAGgtcacaaaatattcaaaaaactgACAATGTTTCATCAAGAACTCAAGCTGCAGACTGTAATCAGGGCAACCAGAGAACAGCTTCTATTGGCCAGGATGGGCCTGAAAGTGTGAAAAAAGACAACATTTCACAAAAGGATAATCTGGCACATGTAACTAAGATAACTGATGAGAGCAGATCTAGAAGTATCCTTCCATCACAAACATTAGGTGAAACAGGTGATAGCAAGTCAAACCATCAATTTAAAGATTTTGCTCAGGGAGTCAAAGGAACTTATCACAGTTTATTCTATATATTCAATACAAAAGTATATGAAAGTGAGATTGATAATATCAAGGATAACCGTAAAGTAGATGTTATATGGTCCCCTCAAGAGgaaagaaatactgtatacattAAACCTGGGCAGGGTTGTCTTACAAAGTCATTGGTAAAGGCTAAGGAAGAATTGAAAGCGTTGGTTAATGTGGTACAGAGATTAGTCAACAAGGAAGTTCTTGATTTCTCAAAGGTACCAAATATTGATCCTGAGCAAGAGAAGGTCGTTTTCAGCTTATTAGGTGTATACCAACATAAAGTGGCATGGTATGTCGTACCAATCAGGAAATACATGTTGTTGTATGAGAAAACAAATAAACCTATGGTAGATAAAATGATCCAACTCATGGAGGCATCACTCGGTATTGAAAAAGGAAAACTTAAGTCACATCCTACAATTGTTCAAAATCAACCAACTTATGGAAACTCAAAGTCTTCGGGTGAAGGAAGTACTCTCTCTAAGAAGGCCACTGTTGGGAAAGATATGACAGCTTTCATATTACATGTGTGTAAACATAAGCTTGTTGATACTGAAAAGAGAAAGGGAGTCCAGTTTGTTTATGATGGAGGTGATGATATCATCATTGAACCAGCCAAGAGTAACACTACTTGTACAATTCAAGACTTGGATGATGTCTATGAAACATTTGTTACGCTTGTCCAAGACAATCACACAAAACTAACATCAAAAGATGTAGATCTATCAAagcaaaatgtattgtcatcgGATATCAGTAAAGCTATCAGAGATACCCAATCTCAATATGGAAGAGTTCTAATCAAAGAAACAGGAGACAAACAATACAGAATTATAGGTGATGAATATTCTACAAAGTTTGCCATGGACGCATTTCACAATTTCCTTGGTTTGGCCACTCCACAAAGTCGCCATCATAGGAGAAAAAGACATGGGGCTAGTGGAGGTACTCAGAGAAGCAACAGTGCTTCTGATGAAACAACAGTCCAGACTAGTTGTATTGTATTGGAAGTAGAGCTAGGACATTTGAGCAAAACAAAAGTATCAGTCCGCCAGGGAGACattacaaaagaaaatgttgacatcaTTGTCAATGCAGCAAATGAATCACTTATTCATGGAGGAGATGTTGCAGGGGCCATCGTGCAAGTCGGTGGGTATGGTATACAACAGGAAAGTTATGAGATAATGAAAAGTCGACATGGAAAACCACTACAGTTGTCAGAAGTTGTTTGCACCAAGGCTGGAGCTCTACCATGCAACCGTATCCTTCATACTGTTGGTCCTGTATGGAAAACCTTGGGCAAACAAAAAGTGAAAGAGGCTTTATACCAATGTTGCACCAATCTACTGTCAGAAGCTGGATATTATGGGGCACAGTCTATTGCTATTCCAGCTATTGGAACAG GTATTTTTGGAGTACCTAAAGACCTATGTGCTAAAGTAATGCTTAATGCTGTGCTTGATTATCTTTCAAATCACCATAAAAATCAACTTAAGGAGATTCGCTTTATTGATGTCAAATCTGATACAGTACTTCATTTTGAAACTGTTTTTGAAGAAACTCTCAAAAAAAACAATGTACCATACACCAAGCCAAGTATCAGTGGAGCAGATCAGTTGCCTGTTAGTAGAGAGAGCTCAGTGGATGGAGATCATCATGGTCAGAGAGGTACAACTTTTGGCTCTAGCAAGGATGACACAATCGCAATTACTACTGGTCATGTTCAGGGAGCAGTAGCAAGATATTCTCCGCCTGGAAAGGGAAATGGTACTAGAGGGTCATCGTTCAGAGACAGCAAGTCAAATGCTAAAGGTGCCATTCCTAAGGCAACTGCAACAGGCAAAAGTACTCAGTTAGACCCCCTCAGCACAGATCACAAAGCAAAAGATGATGATTGTTCTGTATGCCTCAGTCAAATGGAGAACCCAAAGATATTGCCTTGCAAGCATGCTTTCTGCAAAGCTTGTATTGATGAATCAGAGAAATCCTTGGGGCCAACCTGCCCTATCTGTAAGCAAGCCTTTGGAATCATCACAGGTAACATGCCAAAAGGGGAAATGAAAAGCCGGATGAGTGACTACACAACAATTCCAGGATACTATAATTGTGGTGCTATAATTATTAGTTACAAATTTCCTCCAGGGATCCAAGGG CCTGAGCATCCAAATCCTGGCAGATCATATTATGGAGACTCTCGTACTGCATACCTACCTAACAATCCTGAAGGTCGTGAAGTATTAAGATTATTAAAGATTGCTTTTGAACGTCGACTTACTTTCACCATTGGTACATCAGTTACAACCGGAAGAACTGATGCTGTGGTTTGGAATGATATCCATCATAAAACAATTATTGATGGTGGAGCACAAGG ctaTGGATATCCTGACCCAACATATCTTAGCCGAGTCAAGGAAGAGCTAGCTGCTAAGGGTGTGAAGTGA